In a single window of the Arthrobacter sp. StoSoilA2 genome:
- a CDS encoding YdeI/OmpD-associated family protein, with the protein MKFTTTIVGDGNKAGIEVPEDVVSALDAGKRPPVVVTINGQSYRSSIAVMGGKHMVGVSSANRDLTGASAGDTVDVDLEVDTQPRVIEVPDDLAAALEAEPEAKAFYGTLNYSAQRRYVEPIGDAKTDETRARRIAKVVADLKAGKK; encoded by the coding sequence ATGAAATTCACCACGACCATCGTCGGCGATGGCAACAAGGCCGGCATTGAGGTTCCCGAGGACGTAGTTAGTGCGCTTGATGCCGGCAAACGGCCCCCAGTGGTTGTGACCATCAACGGCCAGAGCTATCGCAGCAGCATCGCGGTGATGGGTGGGAAACACATGGTGGGTGTCAGTTCCGCGAACAGGGACCTGACCGGCGCGTCCGCTGGCGACACCGTGGACGTGGACCTGGAAGTGGACACGCAGCCACGTGTGATCGAGGTTCCGGACGATCTTGCTGCGGCCCTTGAGGCTGAGCCCGAGGCCAAGGCCTTCTATGGAACGCTGAACTACAGTGCCCAACGCCGGTACGTGGAACCAATTGGAGACGCCAAGACGGACGAGACCCGGGCTCGGCGGATCGCGAAGGTTGTTGCGGACTTGAAGGCCGGGAAGAAGTGA